The following proteins are encoded in a genomic region of Candidatus Methylospira mobilis:
- a CDS encoding BrnA antitoxin family protein: MNENKRVLRSNLAKVAAHVITGEEYDEPPELADEFFDKATWYMAGNAVSPEAGKAADRKKLKRGRPKVDTRKVLVSVRYSPEVLDYFRATGVGWQVRMDAALKEWIDAHPG; this comes from the coding sequence ATGAACGAGAACAAGCGCGTTTTGAGAAGCAACTTGGCGAAAGTTGCCGCCCATGTCATCACAGGGGAAGAATACGACGAACCCCCTGAATTGGCCGATGAGTTTTTCGATAAGGCCACATGGTACATGGCTGGGAATGCAGTCTCGCCGGAAGCAGGCAAAGCGGCAGATCGGAAAAAGTTAAAGCGTGGACGGCCAAAAGTCGATACACGCAAGGTGTTGGTATCTGTACGGTATAGCCCGGAAGTGCTGGATTATTTCCGGGCAACGGGTGTAGGCTGGCAGGTAAGGATGGATGCAGCGCTGAAGGAATGGATAGATGCACATCCTGGTTGA
- a CDS encoding BrnT family toxin yields the protein MNERGIHFADAAEVFEGATLHFEDTRRDYGETRIITVGHLRG from the coding sequence GTGAACGAACGCGGTATCCACTTTGCCGATGCTGCTGAAGTTTTTGAAGGTGCTACGCTCCATTTTGAAGATACGCGGCGGGACTACGGCGAAACACGTATCATCACGGTCGGACATTTGCGCGGTTGA